CAGTCAGGAAGAGACCCATCGTCAGGAATACCGACGAGACAGCTACCAGTATCCCTAAAAATTTGCCAAAGAGGACAGACCCCTTATCTACGGGTTTAGACAATAAAGTCATAATAGTGCCTTTTTCCATTTCTTTGGATATTGTATTTGCGGCACTCAGCGATGCAAGACACAGGCAGCAAATCGTAATTGTTGATATCCCCATCTCCTTTATCATCCGCGTTTCCTCACCAAAAGCAAACAAAGTAAAGGAAAAGGATAAGAATATGAGCAAAATTCCTCCGCATCCAATTAAATAAAATATTGTCTCCCGGCTAACTTCTCTTGCGGTATTCGCGGCAATAGTAAATACGCACCTGCGCATAAAAACCCTTGCAAATTCAAAAAAATCTCATACACTAATTTAAGGTGTTTCACGTGAAACATCTTTTCCCTTAAAAGTGTGTTAAATACTAGCATTCCTTATCAGGAAATGCAATTGAAAACCCACCAGAAAAAGGAGCCAGGACCATGTCGAAAAAGGAAAAACTCAGCCGCAGCTTACAATCACTCCTTGGCGGAGTTATTGGAATAGAGGCCGATGTAGGACAAGATGTAATTGTGCGGCTTAACCCCGAAGATGTTCAGCCCAACGACCTCCAGCCTCGAGACCTCTTTAACGAAGAAGAGATGCGGGGGCTTGTGGAATCCATCAGAAAATACGGTATTTTACAACCCATCATCGTAAGACCACTCTCGCACGGATACATGCTCATTGCAGGAGAGCGACGCTGGCGGGCGGCAAAACAACTTGGATTAAAAGAGATACCTGCCATCGTTCGACACGCCAACGGAGAAAATATCCTGGAAATCGCCTTGATAGAAAATATTCAAAGGGAAGACCTCAATCCTATTGAAAAGGCCAAAGGATTCGAAGAACTGATCACAAAGTTCGGACTCACCCAGGAACAGGTTGCGAAGGCCATGGGAAAAGACCGCACATCTGTAACCAATTATCTCCGGTTATTGGACTTGCCGCAGGAAATCCAAGATAATGTTTCACGTGGAACATTATCCATGGGACATGCGCGGGCATTATTGGCCATTCAAGACAAGGAAACACAGACGAGGCTTTGCGAACGCATTATACAAGATGGGTTATCCGTAAGAGACATAGAGGAGATTGTTTCGATAGAAAAGAAACAAGTCAAACCTGGAAAAACAATCACAAAAAAGACATCTCCCCATATCGAAGACCTGGAAGACCGATTCCGCAGGTTTTTTGGGGCAAAGGTTACTATCAGGGAAAGCAACGGCAAGGGGAAGATTCTGATTGCATTTCATTCAAGCGAGGAATTCAGCAGGATTGCAAATACCTTGGGAATTCAGATTTAATTATCAGAAACAAAAAAAATGAAGAGTCCCCACAACCACGTTTAATAGACCAAGGATGCCCGTATAAATTCCCTGAATAACGAATGAGGCTTCGTAGGCTTCGACTTAAATTCCGGGTGGAACTGTACACAAACAAACCAGGGGTGATCTTTGAGTTCCACGATTTCCACTAATTGCTCATTCGGCGTATATCCGCTAAAAACCGCACCATTGGCTTCAAATATTTCTGTATATCTATTGTTAAATTCATATCGGTGCCGATGCCGTTCCGATATCTCCTGACTCCCATATGCCTGAAATGCTTTTGTGCCTGGCCGAAGGACGCAAGGCTGCGCCCCTAACCTCATTGTCCCACCCTTACCAGGCACTGTTCGTTGTTCTTCCAATAAACTAATTACAGGGTGAGGCGTATTCATATCAAACTCTGTGCTGTTTGCCCCCTTAAG
The Candidatus Brocadia sp. DNA segment above includes these coding regions:
- a CDS encoding ParB/RepB/Spo0J family partition protein, with translation MSKKEKLSRSLQSLLGGVIGIEADVGQDVIVRLNPEDVQPNDLQPRDLFNEEEMRGLVESIRKYGILQPIIVRPLSHGYMLIAGERRWRAAKQLGLKEIPAIVRHANGENILEIALIENIQREDLNPIEKAKGFEELITKFGLTQEQVAKAMGKDRTSVTNYLRLLDLPQEIQDNVSRGTLSMGHARALLAIQDKETQTRLCERIIQDGLSVRDIEEIVSIEKKQVKPGKTITKKTSPHIEDLEDRFRRFFGAKVTIRESNGKGKILIAFHSSEEFSRIANTLGIQI